The Carettochelys insculpta isolate YL-2023 chromosome 9, ASM3395843v1, whole genome shotgun sequence genome includes the window gtaacAAGCCCggatttaagcaaagataccctggattggtTTCTCTAGCTGTGACCAGAAACCCTGCCCTAGTACACAGGACTCAGGCACTCACAGCCATGGTGCCGCTCCCAGACTGACACCCCCTGCAAAGGGAAAGGCTGTTTCACTAGTACCTATTCACACAGGGCCCTTGTGCCAGTGCATGCAGGAGCACACTGGGTCACTGCAAGCGCAGCATGGTGCCCAGGTGGGCCTTGGAGCCTGACACgctggctgctggcctgctgggaCCTGGCTGGCATCATATGGAATAATAGCTCAGAATTTCTCCTGATCCAGCCCTTAACTCAGCATGCGCCCATGCCACTCCCaaacagctccctgccaccagggcAGACCGACGCACAGTGATCAGCAGCACCCCGACTGTTGTTAGCCTGGGACCGATGAGTCTATTGGCTTGGGCAGGGCTCCCCAGGGCACACAGGCCGACAGGGGCCATGGGGCTTCACGGCCTAGGACACAACCACAGACCGGTGGCACCTCGTTGTCATGCCAagctgaggcaagcagcagcagcagccgcagagcAATACTTCTTCTAATCTTTTCcgtctgtgtgtggaataaattttgtgtgccaaggcatgtgtggatgtgcaccaccaccagaaaCAAGTTgtcagctgtgggcgctctgctcatcagctgggtggcacctgaatctcccctgggcggtcaccccagtgctcagcttgcagggaacgctggtgATGAAATCCCCGGCTATGCCGCTGGAGAGAGGGAAGTTTGCTGGCACTTTGCTGTGTGTGCCTGACATGGTTTGCCTCGCCAGGCAAGCAAGACAGTGATCTCTCTGGCCTGTCAagatgggagcaggctgggagggcccAGAGACGGTTCTGTGACCTGCCAAGCCACGGCTGCtattgtgggggggggcggtgtttttGGCATGAGCCAGTGAGAGTAGGCGGTTCCTGGAACACAAGGGCCAGGGCCTGTCGGACACGGTCTTGGCATGCAGTGATGAGTGGAGCAGGCAGGCACAGAGCGACCATCACTTCAGGCAGACTCCCAGCCGGCGATGGCACAGCCCGGTCCCAGCTGCTGAGAAAGGCACTGGCTGTGAACCCTGCCCTTCACCGGGGGGTCAGACAGGCGCCCAGCAGCACGGGGCACCGCAAGCCCATGGAAACAAGCCGAacgttttaattttaaatggcaAAGAAAAGAGGTTTTGAAAGCCCCCAGGCGCCGCCCTAGCTCTTTGGTCTGCAGTTCTCTGAGCACTAGCCATACCTGCGACAGACGCCTTCCCTGGCACCCACTTCTGTTACCAGAGAGCGGAGCTGGCCAGCCACAGAGCTTCCCTCCAGCGCCGGAGGGTACCTGACCACTAGGAGGCACTGCCCTTTGGCGGACGGGTTTAGGGTTCGAAGGGGCCCTGGCAACCTGGAGAACGGCTCTGCGTTCAAGGCGATGAGATTCAGCGGCTTCCGGTGCCAGGCACGTCACAGAGGAAGGCCACATCGGATGCACAGCTGCCAAGCGGGGGCCAGCCGGCCAGGGGATGGCCCTGCCGAGCTGGGCCGGGGGATTCTGGGAGGTCACCAGTGGAACATGTGCTTGGCGCAGCGGGAGGCGGATGCGGAAGAGGCGAATGATTTGGCGGGGGGGTGTGAAGAGGAGGCTGCTGTTCTGCCCTGCTAAGCCAGAGTCCTGGGGCCAGCTGTGGGACTGacgtggatgcactggagagtcCGGAGGAGCAACGGAACCGACCAAAGTGTTGCTGGGCCCGTGggagcagccctgctgcccaaAGCCCTGGGTAGAGGGGGGCAAACGAGGTGGACCCAGCGCcgtctccctcccctcccgccctggCAGGGCCCTGCGAGCTCACCTGCTCTGACACAGGGAGTCCCCGGCTGTTTGCGGGCGCTTGCGAGAAGCAGCACCCTGATCAGTGGGCTGGCAAGCGAGAGGCTAGACCGCCTGGTGTCTGACCGGCACGCCCTGATGGTCAGGCCTGGACAGCTGCCGGTGGCAGGCTCAGtcaccttgcctcagtttcccccaggcCACCAGTGGTCAAAGAGCCGCCTCCCACACAGCCCAGACCTGATTTGCCCCTGCCACAAGCTAACCACACCACAGCTTACCAAGGTGCAGCCATCCAGGGTggacccagcccctctgctcaggGCCTGTCTTCCCTGGCTGGCACGTGCCAGGGCTCCTTGCTTCAGGCCTGCCTTTCCTCAGGGAGGCTCTGCTGGTCCAGAGGCTGCCTCAGCTCCCAGGCCTCTCCTCCAGTGAGATCCGGAGACCCCTGGCCAGCCAGGTGCCAGGCAGGCGGGGCAGGATCTGCCTGTTTGTCAACGTGGGCCTCCTGGCCCCACACCTGTGCCAgctacagcagggcagggctgacagagtggggctggcagctggtgggATGGCCAACTGGCAAAGCCAGGCAGCTGTGCTCCTGGTGCGGCAGGCTGTATCCAGAGGTTGTATCACacctcgcccccacccccaggtgtggCAGGCTGCACCCCAAtgctgtctcacacacacacacacacacacacacccctgtggcAGGCTGCACCCAGAGGctgtcgctctctctctctctctcacacacacacacacacacccctgtggcAGGCTGCACTCAgacgctgtctctctctctctctctctctctcacacacacacacacacacacacacacacacaggccgtgtctacacgtgcacgctacttcgaagtagcggcaccaacttcgaaatagcgcccatcacggctacacgtgttgggcgctatttcgacgttaacatcgacgttaggcggcgagacgtcgaagccgctaaccccacgaggggatgggaatagtgccctacttcgaagttgaacatcaaagtagggcatgtgtagacgatccgcgtcccgcaacatcaaaatagcagggtcctccatggcggccatcagctgaggggttgagagacgctctctctccagcccctgcggggctctatggtcaccgtgtgcagcagcccttagcccagggcttctggctgctgctgccgcagctggggatccattctgcatgcacagggtctgcaaccagttgtcggctctgtggatcttgtgttgtttagtgcaagtgtgtctgggaggggccctttaagggagcggcttgctgttgagtccgccctgtgaccctgtctgcagctgtgcctggcacccttatttcgatgtgtgctactttggcgtgtagacgtaccctcgcagcgcctatttcgatgtggtgccgcgcaacgtcgaagttgaacgtcgacgttgccagccctggaggacgtgtagacgttattcatcgaaatagcctatttcgatgtaggcttcacgtgtagacgtagccacagagtggCAGGCTGCATCCAGAGGCtgacacacagccctgccccctgaaCCTGGGGAGGGACGGGCGAGGCCATGGCCTTCACACTGCGTCCCAGAGagacggggggggggcaggggcgggggaacaACTTTGCCCAGCTGCCCTCTCTCCCGTCCACCTGGGACCCGCTGCCCATGCCAGGGGGTGTCTGCGGCCAGCCCAGCGCCTGCTGTGGTGTTGTAACACCAGGCCCCAGACACAGAGCAGGGAGATGAGTGCAGCCAGCTGGTTcctttggagggggtggggcgggtcTGTCCTCCAGGTCCCTCTCACCCCGCTGGGGGCCCCCCCACCTCGCCGGGGCAAGGCAGGCCGAGCGCTGCCTCCAGGGCGGTCATGGGGCGCTCGCCCCAGGAGCAACACCACCTCTGCTCCGTTCACCCCACGCTGCCCCTCCTGGctcaggggctcaggctgggggttggcttggcttggcttggctgcCCAGGGGCACTTCGGGGCTTGGGAGCCCTCGGGGCAGAAGGCTGAGCTATGTCTGAGCAAATACTCAAGGCAGAGCCCTCCCCCTACACCCCCGTGCTGGGGGAGCCCTGGCTCGATGGGGCCTCTGAAAGGGGAACCCCTGGGCCAGGCACCGTGGGAACCAGGCGGCCGGTTCATGCTGGAGAAGCGTATTCGGACATTGTGCTGCGCGATGGCTCTTTACCCCCGCCGGCTGCCCCATAGGACGGTTCCCCTGGCTCGGGGCTGAGCTGTCTGGGGCTCCCAAGTGTCACCGTGTAGCAGCCCCGGCTGCTGGCCTGCTGGAGGGCTTTGTGAGGGGCCAGGGCGCTCGGCATCACTGTGTTTATTGGTGGCTGGAGGGTCGGGGGGACAGATGACGGATGGGccgaggctggggaggggggaacatGTGGAGAGAAAAGCCCGGACAGGGGGGCAGGCGAGCTTTTGGatggggctggcctggtgcgtgcagcctcctgcccccttcgCAACATGGCTTAGTGCCCTGGTCTACCAGCAGCCTTCCCCCCACGCCACCGGGGCTGCCTTTCCCGTGGCAGGGTGGGCAGCGGCGTCCCACAGGCCAGGCCCCTGGGGGACTGGACAGCTCCCCCCAAGTGCTGGGCCCGCAGCCCCTCACCCCTGGCTCAGGCTCCTACCCCCCTGACCCGCTTCCCGGCGCAGCGTCGGCCTGTGGTGACTGGGGAGTCCAGTTTACACCACAGGCGTCATTGAGCATGGACAGGAGGGGTCAGCGGAGGGCAGGTCAGAATCAGCCGGGCGCAGGGCGAGGGGAGATGGCGGTGCCtccaggtggctggcaggggagtgccCCTGGGCACGGCGCagaaaggagggggctgaggggggccaGCGGGGCCCTGTCTGGTGTCggaggggctcctgctgccttcGCAGTGGCGCTTTCAGAGGTTTCGTTGGGCCGTGGGCAGCGCCAGGCCACCCACCCCATTGGGGATGCTgtgccaggtgggggctgggagagagggccATGCTGGTGAATGAACGCAGCCGCCCTGCCCTGTGGGAAGCCCGCAGGATTTCCACAGCAGGGGGTGACCCCGCCAAGCCCCCCAGCGTGCCGCACTTATGGCTACGCTCCCTCGCCCGCCACACGGGTGGGCCCCTCAAGCGGCTGCCTCTGGCACTGGGCCTGGCCATGGTCTCGCCggcagctgtgggcaggggaggcGGCCTGGGGGTGGCTGTTGCTGTGGGtgccgtggtggtggtggtgatggtggcggTGAGCTTGGCCTTTGCGGAGGGACAGCGTCTGTTGCTTCTCTGCCCGTTCGGGGGACTGGGTGAAACTCTcgtcttcctctgctgtgctgtTTGCCTGGGGTGGGAACAGTGGGGCGGGTGTGTTACAGACACACACAGATTCACTGCACTGGCCTGACTTGGCTGGGGTTCTATGCCCCTACTGGACACAGTCAGAGTGGGATCATAACCCCTATATCGCCAACAGGGAGTGGAGAGTCTCACTTCCTGCTGTTAGCCCGACGGGGGgtgctgtctccctgctgctgccctgagatTTCTGGGGCACAGCGCAGTGACCCCCAGGAAGCTGTAGGCGCTGTGTCTGTGGGATGGGGCAGACCAAGGCCccagaccccccgccccccaagcggCAGCTTACCTCCCCGGTGCTGTTAGAGTAGAAGGAGCAGTTGCCACAGAAGTCCTTGCTGTAGGTGAAGCGCACGGCTGACTCGACGTAGCGGAAGTGCAGGAAGCTGTAGGGTAAAGGGATGTGGAAAGCCAGCCGGCTGCACCTACGGAGCAATGGCGGGGGGTGAGCTCTGGAGGGTGGCACCCCAGGAGGGCAGGCCGAGCCTCCGGGCTCACAAAGATGCGCTGGGCAACACCTCAGCTCGGCCCCCTTAACCCTACTGGCCTTCCCCTACAcgtctgccccctcctgcctcggCTCCAAGCCACGCGGGAGAGCCAATGCCACTCTGCCATCACCTAGCACACGCCggcagctgctctccagccagtagAGCAGCAGCATCATCCCTGGTTACAGAGGAGGAAACCGGGGTTGGCAGCAGGGGAAGTGACTCACCCAACAGTGTGGAATGATTTTTATtacatgcaccaaagcatgtgtagatgttcaccaccagtaaAAACGCAGGCTGCCAGCTacgggccctctgctaatcagctgggcagcagctgaatctcccCTGAGTGGCTGACCCAGCACTcatgtggcgggggtggggaatagctcactggtttgagcattggcctgctaaatgtggggctgtgagctcaacccttgaggaggccatttaggggttggggcaaatagatgtcagggagggggcttggtcctgccaagagggcagggggctggactagatgacctcccaaggtcccttccagttctaggagatgtgtacctccaatttaaaaaaaaaaaaaaaagccagtcagCAGaccatgggcagggctgggaataaACCCCAAGGCTGCTGCCTACTGGGTCCCCCTGTCCCCTGGGGGGCCCTGGCGGACTAGGCTGAGATGCTGTGTGCTGACCCTAAAGGCCTGAACTGAGTTTCTCCCACAATTTATCTTAACCCccgctctggctccctgccccctcagaAAGCCCAGCACCTTCCCAGGGAGAAATCACCTCTGTCTGCTGCCTCACCCTGGCATGTTCCCAGTGCATGGAGCAAGGCCGGGGTTCCCATTAGAATTCACAATTTGTGCACAGCTGCACTCTGCTGGAAGGAACCGGACCTGCTCACATGCTAGTGAGCAAGTCACGCTCAGGTGGCTACAGTCGTGAGACAAGACTAAAAGCAGTAATGCTACAGACAGGTCACAGTGgttcccctgcagcacagggcagagtGGCCTGCCTTGGCAGGGCCTGGAGGCCtgagttcaataccattgactgTACAGTAGCAGGGTCacaggcagtgttccctataaactgagTGCTGGGTCTGCCGCTCAGGAAAGATTCAGCTGTTGCCCAGCTTATTGGCAgagggccagcagcctgtgtttttacTTGTGCTGCACATCTGaacatgctttggtgcatgtaacaaaaatcattccacatataggtggaaaaaaaattagcggGACCCCTGGTTCCAGGTGGGTTATGGCAGGTGGGGCTGCATGGAAGGAATATGGGGCAGAGACGAATTAGTGCTAACGTCCGTTCCCTGTTCTCAAGCACACATGGGGTCTTGGGAAATGCGTCTCCATGCCCCGGTTAGGGGACTACCAAACCCAGGGTACCAGGGCACAAAGCCAGAGGGGTTGGGCCCTGCAGATCCGCGGAGACTTTGCCTTGCTTTACAAAGGCTGTGGGCAAAGGGAAGGGAgttctgggggctggggagctgttCCACCATCGGCTATggtcagtgacagagccagggAAAGGCCATTGCCTGTGGGGAGAAGCACAGGCCAGAGAGAgaccctggagccaggcagcccccatgGCACAGCAGGGACATGGGACTGGCTTAGCACTCGATGCCCTCGGCCCCTCTCCAGGCTGCTGACCTTCCACGTCCAACTCCTGCACTGTGTTTTCTGGGCAGTGGCCAGCCCCTCCGGCAGCCTcatggcctgccctgccctggcatgtCCCGGGGCGGGTTTTGACCTTGCTGTGTGATTAGTGCCTCCCCGCATCAATGCTTTGCAGCCGGCCCCTCCACTGGCCAAAGTCCAAGGCTCCGGAGAGCAGGCGATAGTGGCAAGTTAAGCCAACGCGGCGGAAGCTGTGGCAGCGGGAGCAGGTTGCACAACCAGCCCCCAAATCAGCATCTTTCTCGGGGTTTTGCAGATAGACTCCCTCGCCACTCCCCCTCCCCGGTCTCCACTTGTCCGACTgtctgtccccccaccctccgACCCGCTGTGCCTCGGGGCAGGCCTGGAAAACACCTGGCACGCCGGGGGCATTGCAATCGCTCGTCCTCTCCCAGGGCATTCGCAGCGGAGGAATCAGGTGTTGCTCAGAAGCAGGCACACAGACGGGCTGAGCAGTGCTGGCGCCGATGGCTGGGTTAGGGCCCCCCAGGCCAGCAGGTCTGTGAACATATAGGCTCAGCAGCTGTAGCACAAGCACCAGCATAACACGCCTCCGCTGTTCGGTCTGTCCCTAGTTCTACCCTCCAGTGTTCCCGCACACTTCTCTAGCACTGCCCAACCTGCCCTGTCCTGCAGGGAGATACCTGGGCTGCCCTGCGCGGATACAAACTGGACATCCACATCCCAGCCGCAAGCACAAACTGTGAATACCTGCCACAAGGGCCACAAACACGAGCTGTGGctacccacccccagagccacaaACACGAGCCGCAGATACCCACCCTCAGAGCCACAAACATGAGCCGTGGATATCCGCacccagagccacaagcacgaGCAGCAGATACCTACACCCAGAGCCACAAacatgagccacagatatccgCACCCAGAGCCGCAAGCACGAGCAGTGGATACCCACACCCAGAGCCACAAACATGAGCCACGGATATCCGCACCCAGAGCTGCAAGCATGAGCAGCGGGTATCTGCACCCAGAGCTGCAAGCACGAGCCACGGATATCCGCACCCAGAGCTGCAAGCACGAACTGCGGATATGTGCACCCCAGCTGCAAGCACAAGTCACAGATACCCACCCCGAGAGCCGCAAGCACGAGCCGTGGATatccacccccagctgcaggcacgAGTCACAGATTCCCACCCCGAGAGCTGCAAACACAAGACAAAGacgcctgcaccccagccacaaacacgaACCACGGAtatctgcaccccagccacaaacacgaACCACGGAtatctgcaccccagccacaaacacgaGGTGGGACAGctgcacccagagctgtggttgtGCGGGGCTCCTGCTGTATGTTTTTGTGCCCTTTCGACACAGGGaggaaactgaggtgcagagtGACCTGCTAGGGCTCACACAGCAAATGAGGGACAAAGCTgaaaatagaacccaggagtcctggcctctGGTGCAATAACCACTAGGTCACGCTCCCTCCTCGGGGTCAGGACTagaaccaggagtcctggctgctcctTCCCTGTGTGGCACTGTGTTCCGTTCTGCTCCCAGCCTGCTTTTATCCAGGCTGGCTGGAGAGTTTCccatgccccagagcccagcgccCTGGCAGGAAGCGCTCCACAAAGTGCTGGCTCATTACTGGACCAGCCTGCACCTTAGCAAGGGTGGCATGGGAGCGAGACCGGCTGGCGTGCGCCCAGGGGtgtggctgcttcctggggcACTCACCGGTCATAGATGAGGAAGTCGTCCTTGTCCCCATCCAGGATCTGCCAGACGTCCGGCTCCAGGATCTCCTGCTGGTAAAcggggaccccctctggggcCTGGCGTTTCAGCTCCCAGTACATGGCCCGGGAAAGAGGCGCCTTCTCGTTCACGATCATGTAGCGGATGTCGGCCAGCCCGTCCTGGGACAGCCTCTCACGCAAGCCAccgaggctggggggtgggagagccGGGGTGAGGTGCGGGGCCACAGGCTCTGCCTCTCGCTAATGCCGTGTCCCAGGCACACAGCCAGCAGGCGGGATGTGGCATTGGCCCAGCTTGCTGCCCCTGCAAAGGGGGTCCTGGGCCTCCCCATAGCCTCTGATGGCACAGGGCCCAGGTGTAATTAGAGGCAATTGTTCGCTGGGTAACGGACTGAGGCCAACGGGCTCCCCACGCTGACAAGGTCTGCTCCCACCCCTCTGAAGCGGGATGAGCTCTGCCTCCCGCCCTCCCCAGGCCTCTGTGCTAGGCAGGGCCCCCTCCCGGCTCACCTGTTGGCTTGCTTCAGGCAGAACTGTCAGCTGGCCTTCAGCAGGGCCACCACAgtcacctggcccagccctcctTCCATCGGGGAGGTCCCGTTGATCTCCCACTGCGGGGCTGGCTGGCAGACCCGGGACTTGTTCTCTGCCTCTTCTGCCACCGtggccaccaccagccccagcagggcggCCACGGCTAGGGGCAGGAGCCCCATCCTAGCCACCCCCTCCTACGCATGAGGAGCAAGAGGCATGTCAGAGGCATTGACCATCAAGGTTCCCAGTTCGAAGGGGAGCAGCTGAGCCACGAGACAGGCTGGGCTGGACGCATGCAGCTGCATTTCCCCCAGCCGAGCTTCTCAAAGCAACAGGGGATTCCAGGGGAACTCAACCGCTACCCTGGATACAGAGCCACCCTGGGGCATGTAACACACCCCTcatctcctcccccaccatccccacagaGCCTGAGCAGAAGGTGCAGCCCAACGCACTTTACAATGCTGTAGATCCGGGTGGGCAGTCATGGGCCAAGCGGCCTGTCGGGGCTCTATGGGTGGCCTGTGGCACATTCTGCTTACCACTACGCAGagctgccagattctgctggttttggtTGATGTCATTTTTTTTCCCTACCTGTATTACTAAAGCGACGCGTCAGCCAAGGGCGCACGCAACAAGCGTGTGCTGACTGGACGCAGCACTGACTGCAAGAGCCGGGAGCTCCCTCTGCAGCTCGCCAAAGCCCTGCTGCGATTCAGTCGGCACATGATGCAAATTCTAGGCATGCCAGTGCACTCAGCCAAAAGACTTTATCCCAGCAGACCGTCTTGGACACAACAGCCTTGAGGCctgctgagatgaaggaggaccactcatgcggcccactcGCTAGCCTAGGTCTGTCCGTCGCTACTGGAAATACAGGAACCGTTCATCCagccctgaaatgcagccacttctggggaggaACACAGTCACTGGGATCCACAGCAATGCTGTGCAGCAGACAGGCAGAACTCCACAGCTGGTGTCAGCTGTGCCACTCAAGACTGCTGCTCCTCTTGGGGACCGTTCTGGGGAATCTCTAACTTAAGTCTCAGCCAAAATACAGCCATCGCCAGCAGCACCACAGCTTCTTGTGCTGTGCTGAGGCGTCAAAGTCAACACCAACTCAAGAGGTAACTTCTTGGTACATCAGCCCCTCCGGACTAGTTCCCGGTATCCCAGCTAATGTAAGTGCAGGTGTGAGCTATTCATACGGGAGcctgataaaaaacaaaacaaaacaaaacaaaacaaaaacaaaaatacagtccAAGCTACTTACCTTCATAAAATCC containing:
- the LOC142017497 gene encoding selenoprotein Pb-like — its product is MGLLPLAVAALLGLVVATVAEEAENKSRVCQPAPQWEINGTSPMEGGLGQVTVVALLKASUQFCLKQANSLGGLRERLSQDGLADIRYMIVNEKAPLSRAMYWELKRQAPEGVPVYQQEILEPDVWQILDGDKDDFLIYDRCSRLAFHIPLPYSFLHFRYVESAVRFTYSKDFCGNCSFYSNSTGEANSTAEEDESFTQSPERAEKQQTLSLRKGQAHRHHHHHHHGTHSNSHPQAASPAHSCRRDHGQAQCQRQPLEGPTRVAGEGA